Genomic segment of Armatimonadia bacterium:
AGCCTGGCCATGAAGGGTTATGTCGTGCTGGCCGTGGACAGCGTCCATGCCTACGACTGGGCCGTCGGAATGGTCCCGATGACCCTCATGGCCTGGAACAACCTCCGCGGGATCGACCTGCTCTGCTCCCTGCCCCAGGTTGATCCCGAGCGACTGGGCGTGACGGGCTGCTCCGGCGGCGGTCAGCAGACCTTCTACCTGATGGCCCTGGACGACCGCCTCGACGTGGCAATCCCGGTCTGCATGGTCTCGGAGTGGCGCCGCATCCTCGCCATCGACAGCCACCACTGCCGCTGCAACCACGTGCCCGGCGTCCTCACCGAGACCGACACCCCGGAGCTGGCAGCCTGCTTCGCTCCCCGCCCGAGTCTGGACATCTGCGTCACCCAGGACTGGACGCGCTGGCTGCCCAAGGAGGGCTTCCCGCAGATCAAGCGTGTCTATGAGCTCTTCGGCGCGGGCGACAAGGTCAAGTGCACGCAGTACGACTGGGGGCACGACTACAGCCTGCCGATGCGAGAGGAGGCCTACGGGTACTTCAACCGCTACCTGCTGGGGACCGACGACCCGAAGGCCGCCCTTGAGCCTGCGCACGAGGCGGAGAGCCTCGAGACTCTGGCCACCCTCGACCGCCCCGTGCAAGAAGCCAAAGGCCCTGAGGTCGTTCGTGAGGAGCTGCTGCGCAGAACGGCGGCAAAACTGCCCACCACAGGTGACACACGACCGTCACTGGAGAGCCTGCGCCAGGGCTTCCTGGCCCTGCTGCACGAGGACTCGGCGACCGACTCTCCCGCCACTCGCGAGGTGGGGGAGACTCTGGACGTATCCGGGTATGCTGTCGACCGCGTCATCGTAACCAGCGAGCAGGAGATACCGGTCCCTGCGGTAGTGGTCCGCAATCTCGACGCCGTCCAGGAGGGCACCAGGCACCCCGCAGTCCTCCTCGTCGATCCAGCCGGGAAGACGGAGCTCCTGATCGCCCGCTGGCAGCTCATCACTGCCCTGGCCGATCGTGGGCTGGTCGTGTGTCTCGCTGACCCTCGACCTTACGGTGAGCTGGGGCTGAACCGTGAGGCACAGGAGATGAACGGCACGGTCTTCGGCAGGCCGGAGCTGGCTGTGGCGGCTCACGATCTGAAGCGCGTTGCCCAGTACCTGCGCGGCCGTCCGGACGTCAGAGAGGATGGGGTGATGTGCGTGGGGTGGGGTGAGACAGCAGTGGCGGCCCTGGCCATCGGGCTCTTCGATTCCGCGCTGGCTCGAATCGTGGCACTCGATCTTGGACCCAACTACCTGCGGGAGGATCGTCTGCCAAGGGCGCCGCGTATCCTGACGGTCGGCGACCTGCCTCAGCTTGCTGCTCTGGTCGCTCCCCGGCCGCTGTGGGTGCAAGGCGTGCCAGACACTGCGAGCTTTGCCTGGACCGCCCGTGCTTACGCCGATCAGGAGGCGTCAGGGTCCTTCCTGCTGTCGACCCCTCACGTCTCCGATCCTGAACTGGTCGCCTGGCTCGCGTCCGGCTGGTAGTCTGCGGACCCGGAGCTACTCCGCTGCGAGCTCCGCCTCTGTCTCTCGGGCCTTGCGCTTCAGCAGGCTCACGTTCGTGAACTCGCAGCCCCGGCAGAGCGGGTACCCGGTGTAGTTGTAGCCTAGGTGATGGGCACGCAGCTCCTGCAGAACGGGGTTGCGGGTCCACAGCGTCTCGATATCAGTGAGGGCGATGTCGTCCAGCGTCATATCGCCATTGATGTCAACGCAGCAGGGCACCACGCGGCGATCGGCAAGGATCACCAGGTAGTCCCACAGCGCCGGGCAGGGCCGCAGCTCATCGCCGGGCCGGATCTGCGTCGTACGCCCCGCCTCAACTCCCTGGTACTCCCGCAGGCACTGCACCTCCACACGGTCCGCCACTCCCTGCCAGCGTTCGCGAAAGGCCGGCACATGCTCCCGTGTGCTGCCCATGACGATGGTCTGGATGGTGGTGTGCGGTCCCTTCCCCTTGGCCTGCACGCGACGGCAGAAGTCCTCGACGTGCGCAGTGACCTCCTCGTACCTCCCGCCAACCCGGATACCCTCATAGGTAGCGGCATCGACGCCGTCCAGCGAGAAGACGATCTGGTCAAGCCCGGCCTCGATCACCGCCTCAGCCTTCCCGGGTGTCAGGAGCGCGGCGTTCGTATTGAACTCCACGCTCGGTATCCCGACGCTCTTCGCATAGGCGATCATCTCGGCGAGTTCGGGGTGAAGCAGTGGCTCGCCCAGGAGGAAGAGGCGCAACCGCGGCACCGACGCCGCCCGGCACTTGTCGGCGATGTCGCGGAACTCCTCTATCGTCATGTACCGCGGCCTGCGCGTCATGGCCTCCCGCGGGCACATTACACATTTCAAGTTGCAGGTGTTGTTGATCTCCACCTGCACCCACGACGGGGTCGCAGGCACGCCCTGACGACGCCGCAGGTAGGCACGACGCAGTTGCTTGAGATACCTCACTGGTGCGCCGACCATGTCCTCAGCCCTCGTCAGTAGGTCCGTCCGCGCGCGACTGCCTCATTGCGGTCCCGGGATTCTGCTTCGGTCATACCAGACGACCCAGCCCGTTTCCTCCATCCCGCACAGGATCCCCGGAGGGCCGCTGGTGAGACGGGCGGCCACCGCCGCCCAGGACAAGGGCAGGAGTGGCAGCGGGGTCCCGCTGGAGGAGGTTCTGAGCTCGAAGCGCGGATAGGACCGCCGGGAGGTCTCAGACCGGAACAGGTACGCGCCGTAGCGCGTGGTCATCAGAAAGTCCAGGACGGCGTCCCTGTCCCAGTGGGTCGGCTGCAGGTAGCTGATACCCAGCACATCCGCATCTCTGCCGTCTCCTGCGCCCTTCTCCGGAGCCAGGACGGCATCCATGCGTACCGCCTTCACGAACACCGGCAGGGGTCTGCGTCCGCCGGTGCCTCGCTTGGCCTCGTTCTCCAGGTAGATGATCGCCTCGGCCGAGAGTCCGCTGTTCACCGCCGCTCCCGGGAAGAGCCGGTTACCCACGAAGACGTCCACGTCGCCGTCCTGGTCGTAGTCGATCGTGCTCACCGAGGTGGTCCCTGACAGTGACAGCGGAGCGCCGGCAACCTGCACCTCCGCGACGGCAGAGAAACCCCGGTCGTTGACCCAGATCCGGACACGCCCGTCGGCGCCGCCCAGCAGCAAGTCAAGGTCGCCGTCGCCGTCCACATCCGACACACAGGGCCAGGCGTACCGCAGGTGCTCGGAAAGCCCCTCCCGGGGTTGAGCCCGCAGGGCGCCGATCACCGCCATCACGCGACGCCCGGGAGCGAAGAGAGGTGGGTCCGCCTGGATGCGCTCATAGAGTTGCACGTACCCATCTTCGCCACCGACCACGAGGTCCAGGTCGCCGTCAGCGTCCCAGTCCACCGCTGCCGGAACGGCACAACGTCCGACATCAATCGGCGGCATGGAGGCCTGCAG
This window contains:
- a CDS encoding LamG-like jellyroll fold domain-containing protein, which gives rise to MPATDRRRSVLSPLIATQVLALLLAGCVASAAPVASWSFNKDSGTTVQDQGPGGHDGKSRDVEYVVGAGNEGQAARFAGPSARIDVPVAAGLAFSDQKSFTLSLWIRARANKGFATILMTKDKPGGTVSYSLTLGREPGKLSFELWSWQTVRLLSRDPITDGEWHFITAAYDAQTNTGYLFVDDLLQCRARIGKGGPEQALLSLGNNLDADQPFTGEIDDVVIEAGLSEDAQKMIRGAERWTLLTQDEIRKAQQAYLDRMAAPRFHNSDTADDWREHAAQVRRHLLECLGLWPLPERVPLDLREGGSLEHESYTLKRIYWQTWPGYWASGYLYLPRKAKFPVPGILCPHGHWQNGARHPVVQARCISLAMKGYVVLAVDSVHAYDWAVGMVPMTLMAWNNLRGIDLLCSLPQVDPERLGVTGCSGGGQQTFYLMALDDRLDVAIPVCMVSEWRRILAIDSHHCRCNHVPGVLTETDTPELAACFAPRPSLDICVTQDWTRWLPKEGFPQIKRVYELFGAGDKVKCTQYDWGHDYSLPMREEAYGYFNRYLLGTDDPKAALEPAHEAESLETLATLDRPVQEAKGPEVVREELLRRTAAKLPTTGDTRPSLESLRQGFLALLHEDSATDSPATREVGETLDVSGYAVDRVIVTSEQEIPVPAVVVRNLDAVQEGTRHPAVLLVDPAGKTELLIARWQLITALADRGLVVCLADPRPYGELGLNREAQEMNGTVFGRPELAVAAHDLKRVAQYLRGRPDVREDGVMCVGWGETAVAALAIGLFDSALARIVALDLGPNYLREDRLPRAPRILTVGDLPQLAALVAPRPLWVQGVPDTASFAWTARAYADQEASGSFLLSTPHVSDPELVAWLASGW
- a CDS encoding radical SAM protein; amino-acid sequence: MVGAPVRYLKQLRRAYLRRRQGVPATPSWVQVEINNTCNLKCVMCPREAMTRRPRYMTIEEFRDIADKCRAASVPRLRLFLLGEPLLHPELAEMIAYAKSVGIPSVEFNTNAALLTPGKAEAVIEAGLDQIVFSLDGVDAATYEGIRVGGRYEEVTAHVEDFCRRVQAKGKGPHTTIQTIVMGSTREHVPAFRERWQGVADRVEVQCLREYQGVEAGRTTQIRPGDELRPCPALWDYLVILADRRVVPCCVDINGDMTLDDIALTDIETLWTRNPVLQELRAHHLGYNYTGYPLCRGCEFTNVSLLKRKARETEAELAAE
- a CDS encoding VCBS repeat-containing protein, with protein sequence MARGPYPYLQGTVLRQQTGNATAGAWAAPVGVDWDGDGDEELVAGSGYGDLLYFERRPDGLLTDPAQMLPEAVSLMVEPLPARPVSPTVVDWDADGKLDLLVGIGDRLYLCRHSEGAIEPPVELRSGDKTLSELVRAAAPNCGNLAPCAADYDLDGDLDLLIGDDEGQVWWVQNTGTSKAPVLAEPRRLAAGGKNLRVGSRARVAVGDWDGDGLPDLFVGCAGGTVFLCQGTREGPAAPQAVYGVGSEVLPPDTASPLDLSPAFSYWFGKAQGPRLLVGDRRGFVAVLSPAAGKKPALQGYLQASMPPIDVGRCAVPAAVDWDADGDLDLVVGGEDGYVQLYERIQADPPLFAPGRRVMAVIGALRAQPREGLSEHLRYAWPCVSDVDGDGDLDLLLGGADGRVRIWVNDRGFSAVAEVQVAGAPLSLSGTTSVSTIDYDQDGDVDVFVGNRLFPGAAVNSGLSAEAIIYLENEAKRGTGGRRPLPVFVKAVRMDAVLAPEKGAGDGRDADVLGISYLQPTHWDRDAVLDFLMTTRYGAYLFRSETSRRSYPRFELRTSSSGTPLPLLPLSWAAVAARLTSGPPGILCGMEETGWVVWYDRSRIPGPQ